A single region of the Mercenaria mercenaria strain notata chromosome 6, MADL_Memer_1, whole genome shotgun sequence genome encodes:
- the LOC123549694 gene encoding uncharacterized protein LOC123549694, whose product MEYLHEEIKKKVCVDFENEEIQDIMKAVDILMNRFINELTTKFPSTKIDRLALCGSMAEQTRLWRGSDDRCDLEFDYLAILKSFPGCEDFFLEHSIDGQMEVKYKIVNLQSKEFVYVNLNPEVKFVFACNFHTCINEKCRQNSCALSLRTTTHMIDSFSGCQFCSVCMKTGELKCIQTSLHHGRVNNLHHLDRLRFLWISKNRLLSIPSASNGNCDIFRQIKSDWEYSLRNRFEFTLPELPELSDKQPEAVSIEVDFHPVLEVVDADVVQRLVRCFRWWGDEKCVLFQNIYTYSLKNRITAVKAQQLCLNMPSKILRLAYFTLKILAISNQWKFKKIPLLEKKPKYVLFPKGYIYDNKLWRVSTCQSELEILKKTSKEHRLAFCFLKFLAMEMKEFDRTFPTLNQYEAKIAVINHINGCKSPAIGAHVCALNILNDIVRCRSVKLMNHPFLQLNLYDMVNLYEENWQFIHFKVLLLVLVNRKGKYAITDLHNDLISVWLVSYTFKYGITPANYDFTRPLLGELREICKRRKMQTSSRTDLIKVISSLLRTIRLKKNSVSNVEGKSHCH is encoded by the exons ATGGAGTATCTACacgaagaaataaaaaagaaagtatgCGTTGATTTCGAGAATGAAGAAATACAGGATATAATGAAAGCAGTAGATATTTTGATGAACCGTTTTATAAATGAACTCACAACGAAGTTCCCAAGTACAAAG ATTGATCGGCTCGCGCTTTGTGGCAGTATGGCTGAGCAGACAAGATTATGGCGTGGAAGCGACGATAGGTGCGACCTAGAATTTGATTACCTTGCAATTTTGAAGTCATTTCCTGGTTGTGAAGATTTCTTTCTCGAACATAGTATTGACGGCCAGATGGAAGTCAAGTACAAAATTGTTAATCTGCAATCAAAAGAATTTGTATATGTCAATCTAAATCCGGAAGTGAAGTTTGTATTTGCATGTAATTTTCACACCTGTATCAATGAAAAATGTAGGCAGAATTCGTGTGCTTTAAGTTTAAGAACTACAACCCATATGATAGATTCGTTCAGCGGTTGTCAGTTTTGTTCCGTATGTATGAAAACGGGCGAATTAAAATGCATACAGACATCGTTACATCACGGTAGGGTTAATAACCTTCATCATTTGGATCGACTCAGATTTTTGTGGATTAGCAAAAATAGATTATTATCTATTCCCAGTGCAAGCAATGGTAATTGTGACATTTTCAGACAAATCAAAAGTGATTGGGAGTATTCTCTGCGCAACAGGTTCGAATTTACTTTGCCTGAATTGCCTGAACTAAGTGACAAACAGCCGGAGGCGGTATCAATAGAAGTTGACTTTCACCCAGTTTTAGAGGTAGTAGACGCGGATGTAGTTCAACGGCTCGTTAGATGTTTTCGGTGGTGGGGAgatgaaaaatgtgttttgtttcaaaacatttacaCGTATAGTCTCAAGAACCGTATCACTGCAGTTAAAGCACAACAACTTTGTTTAAACATGCCATCCAAAATACTAAGACTTGCatatttcactttgaaaatattaGCTATATCAAATCAATGGAAATTCAAGAAAATACCTTTGCTTGAAAAAAAACCGAAATATGTTTTGTTTCCGAAGGGTTACATATATGATAACAAATTATGGAGAGTCTCCACTTGTCAGAGTGAATTGGAGATATTGAAGAAGACTTCTAAAGAACACAGACTTGCTTTCTGCTTTCTGAAATTTCTGGCTATGGAAATGAAAGAATTTGATAGGACTTTCCCGACACTCAATCAGTACGAAGCAAAGATTGCCGTCATTAATCATATTAATGGCTGTAAATCCCCAGCTATCGGGGCCCACGTATGTGCTCTAAATATTTTGAACGACATAGTGCGCTGTAGGAGTGTTAAATTAATGAATCATCCCTTTTTACAATTGAATTTGTACGATATGGTTAACCTGTATGAAGAAAATTGgcaatttatacattttaaagtattacTTCTTGTTTTAGTAAACCGAAAGGGTAAATATGCAATAACTGATTTGCATAATGATTTAATCTCAGTTTGGTTAGTGTCTTACACATTCAAATATGGTATTACACCGGCGAATTATGACTTTACACGACCGTTACTTGGTGAGCTGCGCGAAATATGCAAAAGAAGGAAGATGCAAACATCTAGTAGAACTGATTTGATTAAGGTGATATCATCACTACTGAGGACTATACGattgaaaaaaaattcagtttcTAATGTTGAAGGAAAATCTCACTGCCACTAA